Proteins found in one Alphaproteobacteria bacterium genomic segment:
- a CDS encoding MarR family transcriptional regulator: MRQSKNVNQFKVKPIEESDFLNQRLDFLLHAASRHVTRIFKSHLEEHDLTYTQYLVFLALNTESPSSVEEIGEKLYLDSGTLTPLLKRLEAKNFIRRIRALEDERKLDISLTDSGKKLRLILFNLSNEIYEQLSLGPSLQTINMLLSKLISIFQHNAAKDV, translated from the coding sequence TTGCGCCAATCAAAAAATGTTAACCAATTTAAAGTAAAGCCGATTGAAGAATCAGACTTTTTAAATCAACGTCTTGATTTTTTGCTTCATGCAGCATCACGCCATGTAACCCGGATTTTTAAATCTCACCTTGAAGAGCATGATTTAACATATACCCAATATCTTGTTTTTTTAGCATTGAATACTGAATCACCTTCATCTGTTGAAGAAATTGGTGAAAAGCTTTATCTTGATTCGGGTACATTGACACCGCTCTTAAAAAGACTAGAAGCAAAAAATTTTATACGACGCATAAGAGCGCTTGAAGACGAGCGTAAACTTGATATTTCATTAACAGATTCAGGAAAAAAATTACGTCTTATTCTTTTTAATTTAAGTAATGAAATTTATGAACAATTGTCATTGGGGCCATCATTACAAACCATTAATATGCTCCTTTCAAAACTTATTTCTATTTTTCAACATAATGCGGCAAAAGATGTTTAG